The region TTTTACATACTGATTGATGGGGGGACTATTGGAAAATAAATTCGAAAACAGCTGGTAGGTTGATATTTCCTTACCATTACTACGAATTAAAGCATCAGGGTGGAAATCGGAAGAGTCACCGTAAGATAGTGAGATAATACTGCTATCTTTGACAAGCTTGAGGCCAATTAGCTTGCCCTGTTTAGACCTTACTTCTTGACAGCTGCTATATGGCTGAAAAAAAGAGATAACAGATTGTTCTAATGATGTCATTTTGTCTAGCTGACAATTGACTGGGGCTGTTTGTACTTTTAAGCTCAACAATAATAAAACACTAAAAAATGTTCTTATCATAAATTTGACAATCCATGTTTGTACCCCAACACAAGCTAACTGATATACAAATACCTTAACTTGTGTCGGAAATTTATCCTGTTTGTTGTTTTAACAAATTGAGTGGCTAAATACTAGCCAATTGTTTCATCTCGCTGTAGCTAGAGAGTTGAGGTGATTAAGCCGGAGAAGTGTCAATAAAAAGCGCTAAATTTCTGATGAAAAATAGCGCTTTTTTGTCTCTGTTTTGGAGTTAACAACCAAGTTTGCAGGTGTTGCTTTCTTGGTTGTTTATATGCTGTTTTTATTCAGGCGGTTACTTTTTCTTCGCCGATTTCTTTGCCACTTTTTTCGCGATTTTCTTCGCTTTGGCTTTTTTCTGTGCCGCCGACTTTTTCACTTTCGGCTTTTTCATTGGCACTTTGGCTTCTTTAAATTTCGGTCTAAGCTCGTCAATTACACGGCGTTGCAGGCGCTCTTTGGTGTAGCGTTCAATCTTACCGATGGCTAGCATATCGTGCGCTTCGACCAGTGAAATTGCGGTACCTTTGTTACCCGCACGGCCAGTACGGCCAATACGGTGCAAGTAAATATCGGCTTTGCGTGGCATATCAAAGTTAATCACGTGGGTGATATCGTCAATATCTAAACCACGGGCAGCGACATCGGTTGCCACTAACACGTTAAGCTCACCTTTGCGTAAGCGCTCAACCGCGCTGTTACGCTTGTCTTGTGGCATTTTACCTTCTAACCAAACACACGGAATGTCAGCGCTGTAAAGTTTGCCTGATAAGAACTGCACTGTTTCACGCTTGTTGGCAAACACTACGGCACGCTCTACTTCTTCTTGTTTAAGAATGTGAGTCAGTAGCTCAAGCTTGTGTTGCTTATCATCCGCTAAGTGCAACCACTGGTGGATTTTCGCTTTTTCTTTACGAGACGGGTTCGCTTCTAAGTACACAGGCTCATCAAGGATGTCTTTGGCGAACTTGATCACGCCAGCACCTTCAAGTGTTGCCGAGAACAACATGGTTTGTTTACGCCAGCGCGCTTCACCAATAATGCGGTTGATGGTGTCGGCAAAACCCATATCTAGCATGCGATCTGCTTCATCAAGAATAAGGATCTCAATCTCACGGGCATCGAATTGTTCGTTCTCGATATACTCCATTAAACGACCCGGTGTCGCGATCAGCATATCGGTAGTGGCCGTAAGAATTTCTTTGTGGCTACCGTAGTTAACGCCGCCAGTGATCACACCCGTTTTAATGTTAGTGTGGGCGGTGAGTAGCTCGTTTTGCTCGCTAATTTGCAGTGCTAATTCACGTGTCGGCGATAATACTAAGACACGTGGAAAGCCCGGCTTTGTCCGTGGGTAATCCAGTAAATGCTGAGCAGCAGGTAATAAAAACGCCGCGGTTTTACCTGTCCCTGTTGGCGCTGAGGCTAAAATGTCTTTGCCGTCCATTGCTTCGGGCAGCACTAATTGCTGAATGGAAGTGGGCTTTTTAAAACCGGCTTTGGCAATGCCACCGATCAGGTCTTGGTCTAAATCAAACTGCTCGAACATGAATATTACGTCGCTACTTGGGCACAAAGATGTGCAGATTATAGTGTGAAACTGTTTATTTATCTAAAAGTGGCTGGTGCCAAGACAAAGCATTAATACCATACATTAATACAAGGCATTGTTTGGGCGTATGCACTCTTAGTTCGTGTTTTTAATGTTGCGTGGGCCGCTTGTAAGCAGCTTTACGCTAGAATTCTTTTGTGAATTTGGCGATTTTGGTGAATCAAGCCAGTATATCAGCAATCTCTTCCAATACTTGTTGACACCATTGGCTAATACGGGCGTCAGACTGGTCATATTGGTTGTCTTCATCCAAGGCTAACCCGACAAATTGGCTGCCATCTTGGGTAAGCGCTTTTGAGGCTGCAAATTCATAGCCTTGGTTTGGCCAGTAACCAATGACATGACCACCTTGTTCAACCACACAGGTGTGCAGCATCCCCAAGGCGTCTTGGAACCATTCAGTGTAGCCAATTTGATCGCCCATGCCATACAGGGCAACAATTTTGTCGGCGAAGCTAATGGTCGCTAAGTCTTGCCACTGTGACTCCCAATCTTCTTGCAACTCGCCGTAATCCCACGTAGAAATACCTAACATAACGAGGTCGTAATCGGCGATCAAAGATAATGATGCATCTTTAATATTGTACAGCTCTACTAGCGGTGTACCAGTCTCATCGTTACCCATTTCCGCCTGAATTTTCTCAGCCGCTATTTCGGTGTAACAGGTAGTGGAGCCATAGAATAAGCCGATTTTCATTGGGTTATTACGCCTTGTTTTATCTGAGTATTTACGTGAGTCGTGAGTGAAGCAGCCACTCGCTAATATCGAATTGGCATTAAAACGGGCGCGAGTTTAGCAGAAATGGCGTATTCTTCGCCACTACTATTGCGCGTTTTACCTCGTTTTTGGTCATCAGATTTGTAAGCTTTTGACATGAGTTTGCATTTTTGCTGAGTAGGCTGTAATTTTAGCCATACAATCAGGGTCTTTGTGTTCACTTAAATTTCTGATAACCAATAACCCTATTACCCAATTTTGGATGACGTTAATGAAAAAGCTGTTTTCAGCCGCGGTATATGCCAGCGCGCTTCTATGTTCTTCTTTTACTTTGGCTGCGTTTGCCGCAAGCCCTGAGCAAGTGCCATCAGCAGCGACTAGTGCGCCAGTGGCAAGTTTCGACGCGGAAAAATTAAAGCAGATAATTGGCCAAACACTAGGTTTAGACGTGAGCGCAGCGCGCAAAACGCCTATGCCAGGTTTAGCTGAAATTGTGACCGAGCAAGGCTTGTTTTACACCAGCTACGATGGTGAGTATTTTATTCAAGGCAAGTTGTTTAACTTGGGGCCAAACGTAACCAATTTAACCGAAACTAGCCTAGCGCAAGTGCGTTTAGACGGTATGGCGAAGTTTGAAAAAGACATGATCGTCTTTCCTGCGAAAAATGAGAAGCATGTCGTGACTGTGTTTACTGACATCACTTGTGGCTACTGCCGTAAGCTGCACAATAATATGGAAGCGTACAACGATTTAGGTATTACCGTTCGTTACTTGGCCTACCCACGGGCTGGTATTTTCCAAGCACCAGGTCAATACACTCAAGGCTTTGAAGACTTGCGCTCTATTTGGTGTAACGAAGACCCGGCCAAAGCGATGACGCGTGCCAAAGCAGGCTCAAGTGTTGCTCGCCGCATTTGTGATAAGCCTGTAGAGGATAACTTTAAGTTTGGCCGTCAAGTTGGCGTGAGTGGCACACCTGCAATTATCCTCGCAAATGGTTTTATGCTACCGGGTTACCGTGATGCCGATGACCTAATGAATATTTTAGAAAACCTATAAATTTAGTCGTTTTCTTAAATCCCAAAGGCCGCACTTAGTTGTGGCCTTTTTATTGGCTTTTTTTCGTTGGCAATTAGTGTGCGAATCTAAGTAAAATTACCGCTTAACACCACAGCTTTCTTGCCAACACTTAATAACACGCTGACACCATGCAAAAACACATCATTCGCCGCACGCCAGTTGCCGACCAACATTTACCGATGAACCTTCACCCTGTAGTACGTCAGCTTTATGCCAGCAGAGGCGTAGCCGGGGATCATGAACTTGAACTAACACTCAAGCAAATGGCGCCGGTAACCAGCTTATCCGGCTTAGTAGCAGGTTGTGACATTCTTTATCAAGCTCTGCAAACGGGCAAGTGCATTACCATTGTTGGCGATTTTGATGCAGATGGCGCAACCAGCACGGCGTTAATGATGGAAGCGTTAACCTTGTTAGGCAGTCGTACGCACAATTTCATTGTGCCGAATCGTTTTGAGTATGGTTATGGTTTGTCACCAGAGATCGTCGAAATTGCCCACCAGCAAGGTGCCGAGTTAATCATTACCGTCGATAACGGCATTAGCTGTTTTGCCGGGATTGAACGTGCGCAATCTTTTGGCATGCAAGTGATTGTTACAGACCACCATTTACCGGGTGAGAAGCTGCCACCTGCTGATGCCATTATTAATCCCAATCAGTACGACTGCCAGTTTCCGTCAAAAGCCTTGGCTGGCGTGGGGGTTGCTTTCTATTTTATGCTGGCACTGCGCAAGCTATTACGTGATGAAAACTGGTTTGCCAACCAGCAAATTCCAGAGCCAAATCTTGCACAATTACTCGATTTAGTGGCGTTAGGGACGGTGGCCGATGTCGTCCCGCTGGATGCCAATAACCGTATTTTAGTGGCGCAAGGGTTAAAACGAATTCGTGCGGGTTTCACGCGCCCGGGTATTCAAGCGTTAATTGAAATCGCTAAACGCGATCAAACTAAGCTGGTGGCGGCTGACTTTGGTTTTGCTCTTGGTCCACGTATTAATGCGGCAGGGCGATTGGATGATATGTCGTATGGCATTAACTGCTTGCTGGCTAATGATTTAATGGAAGCGCGGGTGATGGCGTCAGAGTTGGATGAACTCAATAAAGCCCGTCGCGAAATTGAACAAGGGATGCAAGTGGAAGCCGAGCGCGTGCTTGCAAGCCTCAAGTTTTCTCAAGACAACTTGCCTTTTGCCATTGCGCTCTTTCAAAAGGACTGGCACCAAGGGGTCATTGGGATTGTCGCGGGTCGCTTAAAAGAGAAGTTCCATCGTCCCAGTATTGTGTTTGCCGCAGCCGATGCTGACTTTCCTGATAAAGATGGCGTTTTTGATAACGAACAGGAAATTAAAGGCTCGGCACGTTCAATCCCGGGTTTACATATTCGTGATTTACTCGAACATATCGATAGCCAACACCCGAATATTATTATCAAGTTTGGCGGCCATGCCATGGCGGCTGGCTTGTCGATTCAGGCGAAAAACTTCGATCAGTTTAATCAGTTGTTTAGCCAATATGCCGAAGCTTGGTTAGACAAAGATCAACTAACGGGCACACTGCTATCTGATGGCGAATTACCGGCCTCGTTAATGACCATTGAATTTGCCGATTTATTGCAAGAAGCTGGCCCTTGGGGACAACAATTTCCTGAACCACTATTTGACGATGAATTTGAGCTGTTACAGCAACGCATTGTTGGCGAAAAACACTTAAAACTGGTTGTGCAAAAAGACAATATTGCCTTTGATGCCATCGCTTTTAATATTGATGTGAAGGCGTGGCCGAATAGTCAGGCCAAAAAAGCGCATATCGCCTATAAATTATCGGTGAATGAGTTTCGCGGTAAGCAAAATGTCCAGCTGATGGTGGAGCATTTGAAAGCCTTGTAAAAAGCGCTATTTTTAGCCATTTATTTAGTCGTTTAATTAGACAGGCATTTAAGCTACAATGCCGAACTTTTCCAATCGGCATTTTGATAAGAGTTTTCGACCCGAATGTTTGAAGTTAATCCTGTATTAAACACCATTAAAGACATTAAAGAGCGCACCACCATGCTTAGGGGGTACCTTTGACTACGAAGTCAAAGCTGAGCGTTTAGTTGAAGTTACTCGCGAATTAGAATTACCGGAGATTTGGAACGAGCCTGAGCGCGCGCAAGAGCTTGGTAAAGAGCGCTCGGCGTTAGAGGCGGTGGTGAATACCATTGAGCAGCTGGAAGCGGGCTGCGAAGATATTGAAGGCTTAGTTGAGCTGGCGGTTGAAGCGGAAGACGAAGATACCTTTAATGAAGCCGAAGCCGAGGCACAAGAGCTGGTAGAGCAGCTCGAAAAGCTGGAATTTCGCCGGATGTTTGCCGGCGAGCAAGACGAAAACGATTGCTACCTCGACATTCAATCAGGCTCAGGTGGTACCGAAGCGCAAGACTGGGCAGAAATGCTGATGCGTATGTACCTGCGCTGGGGTGAAGCACATGGTTTTAAAACCGAAGTGATTGAAGTGTCAGACGGTGATGTTGCCGGTATTAAAGGTTGCACCATTAAATACTCGGGCGAATACGCTTACGGTTGGCTGCGCACAGAAACGGGCGTGCATCGTCTAGTACGTAAGTCACCGTTCGACTCTAGTGGCCGTCGTCATACCTCGTTTGCTTCAGCGTTTATTTACCCTGAAATTGACGACAATATCGAAATTGATATCAACCCTGCCGATTTACGCGTTGATACGTTCCGCGCGTCAGGTGCCGGTGGTCAGCACGTTAACAAAACTGATTCTGCTATTCGTATTACCCATATTCCAACGGGTGCTGTGGTGGCGTGTCAAAACGATCGCTCGCAACACAAGAACCGTGCAACAGCCATGAAGCTATTAAAAGCTAAGCTGTATGAAATGGAAATTCAAAAGCAAAACGAAGACAAACAAGCGCTCGAAGAAGGTAAATCCGATATCGGCTGGGGCAGCCAAATTCGCTCTTACGTATTAGACGATAGCCGAATTAAAGACTTACGCACTGGCGTGGAAAACCGCAATACCCAAGCGGTATTAGACGGTGATTTAGATAAATTTATTGAAGCTTCGCTGAAATCCGGGCTTTAGTAACACCATTTTGAATATTAACTAAGCTAACCCTCAAAATGTTAGCTGTATTTTAACCAAGTTTGAGACTGAAAATGACAGACCAAGCACATCAAGACGAAAATAAATTAATCGCCGAGCGTCGCGGCAAATTAGCGCAAATTCGCGAAAACTGCCCGGCTAATGGCCATCCAAACCAGTTTGACCGAAAACACTATGCAGCTGATTTACAAGCTGCCCACGGTGAGAAAGACAAAGAAACGCTTGAAGCTGAAACTGACGTTTACAGCATTGCTGGTCGTGTCATGGCTAAGCGTGGTCCATTCTTGGTATTACAAGATATGACGGGTCGCATTCAAGCTTACGCTGACAAAAACGTGCAAAAAGACATTAAAGCCCGTTTGGGCGGTGTACTAGATATCGGGGATATCGTTGGTGTAACAGGTACTTTGCATAAGTCTGGCAAAGGCGATTTATACGTCAATATGGACAAGTACGAGCTACTGACTAAGTCGCTACGTCCATTGCCAGAAAAATTCCACGGCTTACAAGATACTGAAACTAAGTACCGTCAGCGTTACGTGGATTTGATCACCAATGAAGAAACCCGTGAAACTTTCCGTATTCGCTCGAAAATTGTTGAAGGTATTCGTCGCTTCCTAGCGGATCGCGACTTTATGGAAGTGGAAACGCCAATGCTACAAACCATTCCAGGTGGTGCAACGGCAAAGCCCTTTATTACTCACCATAATGCGTTAGATGTACAAATGTACATGCGTATTGCCCCTGAGCTTTACTTAAAGCGCCTAGTGGTTGGTGGCTTTGAGCGCGTTTTCGAAATTAACCGCAACTTCCGTAACGAAGGCTTATCAACACGTCACAACCCAG is a window of Thalassotalea euphylliae DNA encoding:
- the srmB gene encoding ATP-dependent RNA helicase SrmB, coding for MFEQFDLDQDLIGGIAKAGFKKPTSIQQLVLPEAMDGKDILASAPTGTGKTAAFLLPAAQHLLDYPRTKPGFPRVLVLSPTRELALQISEQNELLTAHTNIKTGVITGGVNYGSHKEILTATTDMLIATPGRLMEYIENEQFDAREIEILILDEADRMLDMGFADTINRIIGEARWRKQTMLFSATLEGAGVIKFAKDILDEPVYLEANPSRKEKAKIHQWLHLADDKQHKLELLTHILKQEEVERAVVFANKRETVQFLSGKLYSADIPCVWLEGKMPQDKRNSAVERLRKGELNVLVATDVAARGLDIDDITHVINFDMPRKADIYLHRIGRTGRAGNKGTAISLVEAHDMLAIGKIERYTKERLQRRVIDELRPKFKEAKVPMKKPKVKKSAAQKKAKAKKIAKKVAKKSAKKK
- the fldB gene encoding flavodoxin FldB, with product MKIGLFYGSTTCYTEIAAEKIQAEMGNDETGTPLVELYNIKDASLSLIADYDLVMLGISTWDYGELQEDWESQWQDLATISFADKIVALYGMGDQIGYTEWFQDALGMLHTCVVEQGGHVIGYWPNQGYEFAASKALTQDGSQFVGLALDEDNQYDQSDARISQWCQQVLEEIADILA
- the dsbC gene encoding bifunctional protein-disulfide isomerase/oxidoreductase DsbC, whose amino-acid sequence is MKKLFSAAVYASALLCSSFTLAAFAASPEQVPSAATSAPVASFDAEKLKQIIGQTLGLDVSAARKTPMPGLAEIVTEQGLFYTSYDGEYFIQGKLFNLGPNVTNLTETSLAQVRLDGMAKFEKDMIVFPAKNEKHVVTVFTDITCGYCRKLHNNMEAYNDLGITVRYLAYPRAGIFQAPGQYTQGFEDLRSIWCNEDPAKAMTRAKAGSSVARRICDKPVEDNFKFGRQVGVSGTPAIILANGFMLPGYRDADDLMNILENL
- the recJ gene encoding single-stranded-DNA-specific exonuclease RecJ, giving the protein MQKHIIRRTPVADQHLPMNLHPVVRQLYASRGVAGDHELELTLKQMAPVTSLSGLVAGCDILYQALQTGKCITIVGDFDADGATSTALMMEALTLLGSRTHNFIVPNRFEYGYGLSPEIVEIAHQQGAELIITVDNGISCFAGIERAQSFGMQVIVTDHHLPGEKLPPADAIINPNQYDCQFPSKALAGVGVAFYFMLALRKLLRDENWFANQQIPEPNLAQLLDLVALGTVADVVPLDANNRILVAQGLKRIRAGFTRPGIQALIEIAKRDQTKLVAADFGFALGPRINAAGRLDDMSYGINCLLANDLMEARVMASELDELNKARREIEQGMQVEAERVLASLKFSQDNLPFAIALFQKDWHQGVIGIVAGRLKEKFHRPSIVFAAADADFPDKDGVFDNEQEIKGSARSIPGLHIRDLLEHIDSQHPNIIIKFGGHAMAAGLSIQAKNFDQFNQLFSQYAEAWLDKDQLTGTLLSDGELPASLMTIEFADLLQEAGPWGQQFPEPLFDDEFELLQQRIVGEKHLKLVVQKDNIAFDAIAFNIDVKAWPNSQAKKAHIAYKLSVNEFRGKQNVQLMVEHLKAL
- the prfB gene encoding peptide chain release factor 2 (programmed frameshift), with the protein product MFEVNPVLNTIKDIKERTTMLRGYLDYEVKAERLVEVTRELELPEIWNEPERAQELGKERSALEAVVNTIEQLEAGCEDIEGLVELAVEAEDEDTFNEAEAEAQELVEQLEKLEFRRMFAGEQDENDCYLDIQSGSGGTEAQDWAEMLMRMYLRWGEAHGFKTEVIEVSDGDVAGIKGCTIKYSGEYAYGWLRTETGVHRLVRKSPFDSSGRRHTSFASAFIYPEIDDNIEIDINPADLRVDTFRASGAGGQHVNKTDSAIRITHIPTGAVVACQNDRSQHKNRATAMKLLKAKLYEMEIQKQNEDKQALEEGKSDIGWGSQIRSYVLDDSRIKDLRTGVENRNTQAVLDGDLDKFIEASLKSGL
- the lysS gene encoding lysine--tRNA ligase, with product MTDQAHQDENKLIAERRGKLAQIRENCPANGHPNQFDRKHYAADLQAAHGEKDKETLEAETDVYSIAGRVMAKRGPFLVLQDMTGRIQAYADKNVQKDIKARLGGVLDIGDIVGVTGTLHKSGKGDLYVNMDKYELLTKSLRPLPEKFHGLQDTETKYRQRYVDLITNEETRETFRIRSKIVEGIRRFLADRDFMEVETPMLQTIPGGATAKPFITHHNALDVQMYMRIAPELYLKRLVVGGFERVFEINRNFRNEGLSTRHNPEFTMIEFYQAYADYHDLMNLTEDMLRTLAEDVMGNPVLRNTVKNADGEVVEEKFYDFGKPFARLSMVDAILKYAPQGMVTSEDEAALRDPENNFDTIKALAKKAHVKEGDAAKVWGPGKYICEIFEEVAEHLLDQPTFITEYPWEVSPLARRNDENPFITDRFEFFVGGRELANGFSELNDAEDQAERFRKQVEEKDAGDDEAMHFDEDYINALEYGLPPTAGEGIGIDRLVMLFTDSPTIKDVILFPHMRPLAE